The stretch of DNA CCCAAAACGGTCGTCGGTTGTGGAACTTGGCGCCGTTGTAGTCGATCTTGCCGGCCTTGACGGTACAACACAAAACAACACAAGAGGTCTCGGGATGCCAGCAACAAGGAGGCGATGGTGGTGGTCAGCGGCAGGAGATGGTCGGCAGCTTGAGCGGAGACAGACCGACAGGGCGCTGGCTGGGCCTTGCAGCAGAAGAAAACCACGCATGCGCCTTCACGGGCGCTCGGTCACGCTAGAGGCCAGCGAGGTAGAGGAGATTGAACGGGCTGCCGAAGAGCAGTTGCAGGGGAGGCATGGCGGCGCATGGTGGTGGCTGCGAGCTCCTGCGCAGGGGAAAGGAGAGGGCAGCTTGGTGGTGGTGTTGGTTGCCGACAGGGGCGACTCCAGTCGAGGCTAGGTGTTGGAGGAGCACGGCGTCGGCTTCGGGGAGGTCCTCTCCCGTTGGGCTCGTGCGCGGGGAAAGAAGCAGAGGAGGCGGCGCTGGAGGGAGCAGCACGAAGAAGAAGCCGAGGCAGCGGCCTCCATGGACGACCTCCGACGACGACCAAGGAACCGGCGGCGTGACTGGAGACGGGCCATGAGGGTCGGGCACGGCACGCGGGAAGAGCTGGGCGAGGGGCGACTGCAGGGAGCGAGCGGCGGCCATGGCGCTCGGGAAGGCGCTGGGAGGAGAGGGCCAGGCGCGGGGAGGACGAGAGGAGAGGTCGTGGGGATCGGGCAAAGGGGAGAGGTCGAGGGATCTCTCGATCCCTCTGGCGGCGCTAGGAGGGACCGAGGGCGATCGGCTAGGGTTGAGGGTTTTAGGTGGGCTGGCTTCCGCTGGGCCTCGTGGCCTGCTGGGCTTGAACAGTGAGGCCCAAGGGGCACTGCTGCTATCTCTCCCTCTTTCTTAAATAACTTATTTTCTTTAACAGAAAAGAAATTAGagagaggaaaagaaagagagggttagggaaGGATTTTGCGCATGGGGATAATTTTCCCGGACTCAAAAAAACGTGCATGGTCTGAGAAAATTAGAAGTGGCAAGATCGAACGAtaagaattcaaactcatttgaatttaattcaaatgggtttgaactaggacgaggttttagaagtgtccaaaaatgttcggattttcgGAGGAGCCTCAATAAATGGAGAAGGAATTGTCGGCAAGGTTTCGGGATCAACTCGAAGTAGAAAAGGCATGGGGTTATTTTTGCAAGTGTGTTGTGATAAATTCCAAATTAAAGGAATATTtgatatagctccctaatattgggatatatgttgtaaagagaaatcaccaggtgagttccctcaatttaaatagatcaaagatctatgcattttatttagttgagttttagtTAGTTtgagaaaaagatggcatgatgacatgatgcaatgcacatgatgctaTGAAGAAAGGAACAGACAAATCAAACACACGGCGAAACTCGGAAAACATgaaaggcatctgaagctccggtcttagGGCGTCACAATTTTGAACATGATTCGATCATAACCAGGGTTCATACTGCATTATTCTAATATTAAACACCTAAAATACCTAAATTAAATTAACAACATGGGGTGGCTGCTATCACCTCGatcgaggtcggagggggtcggtgacggggacgacggcggggatgatgtaggggctccttgatttctgcaaaaacaaaatataaaCAAAAACATTATTATCGTTATCTTAGGACTTGGTGAAACTCCATAAGCTACATTAAATTATTCTATTCAAATTTACTTATTCAAAATTTCTAAATATTTCCTGTTCTATTCAAAAGACCTACATTTACTTAATTTTTTCAATTTCATATTTTATTCTATTCAAATTTACTTATTCAAAATTTCTAAAAATTTCCTATTCTATTCAAAAGACCTACATTTACTTATTCTTTTCAAATTACTTATTCAAATTTTCTAAAAACAAAATATACTAAAAACCTACATTTACTAAAAACAAAAACCTACATTTAACAAAAAAAAGCCTATTTACCgaaagggggaggaggaggtgggaggaggccaggaggaggaggaaggaggaggagggaggaggaggagggaggaggagagagCAGGAGAGGGAtgagggaggaggagaaggaggggGCCGCCGGAGAGGGAGGAGAAGGATCGGAGGGGGCCGCCGGtggagagggaggagagaggagggtcgtgggaagagggagagaggagggcggcgagatgaggaggagggaggggagggcggcgagaggaggagggagaTACCTTGGGGGAGTCGGCGGCGACGGGTGTGCGGCGAGTGAGTGTGTGAGGGAGAGTAAGGGGCGCGTACGGGGTGAATAAGGTAAGCATAGTCGTAGCACTTTTTACAGATAAGCGCTACTGCTAGCAGTAGCGCTTGTCAGAAGACAGCGCTATTGCTATGTGTAATAGccgtaacattttttaaataccaGCGCTACTGGTATACCTACACTGCCATGCAACCATTGGCAACTATAATAGTAGCGTTTTTATAAcacaagcgctactgctacatgAATAGTAGCAGCGCTTTTCAGTGACAAGCGCTACTGTTATTTAGAAACATCGCTTTTTTATAAAAAACGTTACTACTAAACTCCTGTGTATAAACATTTTCCTGGTAGCACTTTCCAAAATTGCAGCATTAGTATGCTCTttaacaaaacaaaacaaaatctGAAGTAGAGGAGCCCTTGAAGAGTGCTGATTCAGTGAATAGTTGGTGCAAACGGTTCTGCCGGAATCAATTTCAAAGGCATTTCATCAATTATCGACACAGAGAAGTAATTACAAGCAACTAATTCCTCATCCAAGAACACATTTATACACGTACCGTCTTCAGCTAGCAGTGTTTCTGCAGTTTACAGCCGGCCAAATCAAACGGGCAAACAGGGACAGGGCAGGCAGCACTGAAGAAAGAAAAAACCCATCTTGACCTGGAGTACTGTATGAGACAGCTAGGCGGCGTACACGTGCACGCCGATGGCGACGACGACGAGGGTGAGGATGCAGAAGAAGATGACGGCGTGGACGAGGATGGCGATGGCGCTGGTGGCCATGTTGCCGAGCTCCACCACCCTGGTCCTGGCCGGCAGCTGGAACAGCAGCCCCGGCGACAGCACCACGAAGAGGATCACCGCCACGATGATCGGGCCCCAGTCCGTGCTCGGGTGCGGCGCCCCCTCCGCCGTGCCCCCGATGCCCCCGTTCATGGCTGTCGATCCTCTCGCCACCGGCCTCCAGGCTCCAGCTACCAAACTGTACACGTGCTCTGATCTGACCTGTGCGTGCGTGTGTATGGTATGGACTCACCGGCCGACGAGTTTGGTAGAACGATGGGGGTAGACGAAGGAGCGGCGCATATGTAGCGAGGTTGCTTGGCGGTGGCTGCGTCGGCGAGGGGGAAGGAAGGAATGCATACTCTGCTTGCGGGCTAAGGAAGGGTACAAGAACTGAACAGAGTACGTACTGCCGTGTCGCCGCTTTTGTGTGGCTTTACAGTGTGAGAGGGGGCTCCAGCCTCCAACTAGGGCCGAAAGCAAGAGGAAGGCTGGAGAAGCCAGTAGCGAAAAGAAGCCGAGCGGAGAAAAGCCAAAGGCGACGCGTTTTGCGGTGGCCGCACTGCAGCTGATGCTTTCCCgtcttctccggttcttcttgcTCCCGTTTTCCTACTGCGGCCTTTTACAGATGCTGCATTGCTTGCTTGCCGCAAGACAAGAGGGTAGATGCCCCGACACCCATTGTGACTCTATAAGTCTAGTTAACGCGGATCACGATTTGAATGAGTAAAGTTTTTATATACGAGTAAAACAGAAGGTTAAGTTTGTTTTAGAAAAGTTCCAGAATTGTTTTTGGTCTTTTTTTTCCGTATGTATGAGCGTCTGCTTCTGTACTGTGTTCAAAAAACAAGTTTCAGAATtgtttttggcctttcttttgcAACTAGTAAATTACGTTTTCATACCAGTTGCATATACACCCAAAAGCCAAATGTGATTGTCCGTGTATTATTGGATTCACATTAAAAACATACATGCCTTATAAACAAAAAGGGAATGAGTAGCTCTTTAGTTATGCGACCTTTTATGTTCATGCATATATAGAAAAAGGACATATGACATTCTCATGTCTAAGGACAGATCATGCACATTGTACATATTGTGGAAACAACAACAAAGTAGGAGTAACTCATCGTTTATACTTACAACAAAGTTAGCAGGGTGTGTAGGAGGGCATTGTAGCAACGGTGATTGTTAAATGACAAAATTAACGCATTAACATTTTTAAAAAAAAGGTTCAGTCATCCCGTGAAGAGTAGAAATTGACTCACGTGTGAGAAGAGGCCTTGAAAGAAGAGATTGGCTCACGTTGCATCACGCTTCCGAAGCTTCCCTTGTCCAGATAATCTGAGCCTTACAAGGTCCCTTGATCAGATCCCAATACCCAGCTCCAGCCCCAAGTCTTGCGAACCAACCTGTgattggatggttagagggactgtggtatccctagcccaccagggttcaagtcctgatgctcgcatttatttctagatttatttcaggatttccggcgatgcgcattcagtgggaggaAACGTTCCCGTCGACGATGAGGTGCATACActgacttcgtaaatttcaaaaTGATATGCCATCTCAGTCTTttggaggtgctcataggggtagggtatGCGTATGTGCattcatagggatgagtgtatgcgcgtgtatatgagcgcttgtgtctgtactatGTTCAAAAAAAAgctccagcccccaagtcttgttGAGAGTACACAAAATGCCGAGACAAGGGAAGCTTCGGAAGAGGGATCCCGATACCCAGCCTCTCAGGACCGATCTACCCTTCAGGTGGTAGGTGTGATGATTCATGGCCCATGAATCCATAGCGGAGTAGGAGGAGTGGTGTATGGTCTCTATAGTGAACTAAAACATCCATCTTTCCTCTCACTGGGCTCTGGTCTTTTAGCCTTTTATTTTAGCTTCTTCCTTTTGACTTATTGATCATGCTTGGAACTTTCGTTGACTTGACTTGATTTGGATTATTTATCATGTGGATGCCATGTAAGACTAGGTGGAACCTGAGATAGGATTAGTTATTCCCACAATGGTGATCTACCGATTACGGTACGACTATAAGTTAGAGAGGTAAAAGTGCATCTATTATTTTTCTAAGGAGGGTTTTTATTATTAATGTCAAAATCATTAAGGGGATAATGTATACTAACGGTGGCCATATGTTTACTCCTAAAAAGTGGTTTAAAAAATGTTGACGACCCCTAATGTTCTAAAAGACAACTTTAAGTAGTGAGAGATGATTAATTACCGACGTTGTTATTTTTTTGTTCACTTTTTCTACTGGACAACCGGCTGAAAAAAGGTTTGGTcattttcttcttattttttttcatgtgtgcttgttgttgCTGAGTTTTTGTGTGTCTTTTATCCCTTTTATCCTTACGTATGGACGTGGGTCTGTGTAAGTATAAACACAAGTATTATAGAAAGTGTGAGAATTGTACTATTATATTCTTATTTTTGCATATCATAAGAAAGTGAAATTTTCGTGCAAGCTTTATCTTTTTTTCTTTAGTTTTTCTTTCTTCTTTGATGACAATAATAATCCATTAACTtcatttttattttgttttagtttttattttagttttagtttaggggaagaagaagacaactGGGCCTTTCGATCTCGCTCAAATAGTGGAGAGCGATTTGACTGAAACCAGAAAAGGTTTTACGTGCATGTTTAATAGTTGGCCATTTTTTGTTTAACACTGAATTTAAAACATGGACGCACACATGCAAGTTCTATGCAATTTTTGTGTAAATCATGTTTCTGTATGAAAGTTACACAGCTATATGGTTTTTCTTGCATATCGGGGGTTCGTGTAAGTTCAGTGTAATATATGTGCAATTTTTAAGCTATTATTTTTTTTATATATTAAGAGTAATACGAATGGGACTAATTCATTTTTTCTTAGAAAACTTCTGTTTCGTGAAAATTCCATCATTATATGCTTATTCTTGCATATTTTTTAAAAGCACAATTTTTGTGTAAATTGTGTGCAATTTTTTTCttaaagggtaataccaatgcAACTAATCATTCTTCCATAGAAAACCTCATTGTTTTGATTTTTTCtttagtttttattttatttcttccTAAAGGGTAGTGCCAAAACTACTAATTCATTCTTTTTTAGAAATCTGAGTTATTTTCATTTTTAAGTTTTTATTTGATTTCTTTCTTCTTAAAGGTTAATACCAGTATCATTAATTCATTCTTTCTTAGAAAACTTCATTAATTTGATTTTGTTTTACTTTTTGTTCCATTTTTTATTTCTTATGGGGTAATACCAATGTCACTAATTCATTCTTTCATAAAAAGTTCATTATTCTTATTTGATTTAGTTTAATTTGAATATTTTCTTCTTCAACGGCAATAGTAATGTCTCTAGTTCACCCCTTCCTAGCAAACTTCCCTTTTAATCAAAATTCCACTATGTAAATTGTgggcaatttttttatttttttataacTTTTTCCATATTTGTTTTCTTCCTAAAAAgtaataccaatgccactaattcattaCCCCATGGAATACTTTCTTATTTTATATTTTTAgttttaattttattttctttattatTTAATTAtaataccaatgccactaattcattctttTATCATGAAACTTTTGTTCTAcaaaatttccactagtatatgttTATTATTGAATATTATAATTAAATAAGGAAAAATGTGTGGCATTGATACTACCCTTTAAGAAGaaaggaaaatggaaaataattaaaacaaacaaaagaaaaaaaaattgtgGAAATTTTTCCATAGAAATCGTCAttttttgtttagttttattttttatttactCTTTAATGTGATACCACCCAAAGTATGAGAATTTCAATCGATtggccctttttcttctttttattaTCGGGTTAACAATTCACAATAATTTATACCATGGCAACTAAAAAATTTAATATCAATAGTAAAATGTGAATTGCCATAATAATTGGCAAATATTAATATGGTATGTCTATCGTAAGAGGGTATTCCGATAATTTAATTTCCTAAGATTATCTCGTGAAACAAATAATTTTATTCCCAATAATTTAATTTCTCTATAGCAGGCGCATGTAAAGCACACTAACTAGCATAAACACGAAGCAGGGCCGATGTATTTATCTATAACATCGGTGATGTAGTCACCTAGTCTGGGCCTGCCTTGCGTCGTGATAGATCAACTGTGCCAATCCCATGTGTTGTGCTTGTTTCCCAAAAAAATCGGACATATTTTTAATTCGTGGGCATTTTCAAGTTAATGCTTATTTTTTTACTCCACACTCAATTTTGTGAACAATTTATGAATTCCCGAACATAATTTCGAATACACAAACAATTTTTATATTAATGGTTTTTTAATTCGCAAACATTTTTTTGATCTATGAACTTTTATTGAATTTGTGAAGATTTGTTGAATTGATGAACATATTTAGATTTCGTGAATTTTTTTGTAAAttcattaacattttttgaatctgcGAATACTTGTTCAAATTAGTGAAATTTTTAAATAAAAAACTGACTGAAAGAGAAAAGACCAcatgaagaaagaaaaaaaagccAGCTCGCCGGGATCCTCGCGCCCATCATGGCACACTGTGTTTTTTAGTCAAAAAAATGAGAGCAGTGTGCCGTACATGCTTGCTCGCTGGGCCGGCCTGCCTGACGAGGTTGAGAGCAAACTGAGTGAAACAAATTTACAGTCAGTCAACTGACCCAAATTTTGTGTTCAGTCAAGTGATCTCTAACCGGTACCATTTCTTAAAGAAGATAGTCGATTGCTCAGAAAATGTCGAAGCAGGCTCCCTTCACTAGTTCCCTGGCTAGATGGAGACATTCACCAACAATCAAAAACCACCGCGGCCATACCAGATACCACCGGGCATTGACCGCCCTGTCGCACAATCCGAATCACTCCGTCGAGTCCGAATGGACGACCATTCTGTTCCACCTCACCCGAATTGGTAGAGAATCAAGAGGCTATGGGAGAGAGCTGGGGCTTCAGCCGATATTGCTAACATCAGCAACAACAACAAGTTTCAGGCACCGCGTTGATCCAGTTAGGCTGTCCACATCAAACCCCCGCGTGAACATGTGGAGAACGCGTGGTTCATTTTGTGTCTTCTCTCCCAAGAAAGAAGGACACGGTCAGGCCTTGCTTCATGGAGAAGGCTTCGTCTGAAGTTCTGATTGCGTCTCGGCGTCTCCAGGAGT from Triticum urartu cultivar G1812 chromosome 3, Tu2.1, whole genome shotgun sequence encodes:
- the LOC125549033 gene encoding uncharacterized protein LOC125549033; the protein is MNGGIGGTAEGAPHPSTDWGPIIVAVILFVVLSPGLLFQLPARTRVVELGNMATSAIAILVHAVIFFCILTLVVVAIGVHVYAA